The uncultured Desulfatiglans sp. DNA window TGAGCAAGTCGCCCTTCAGGCCGCCGCCGAAGGGTTTCAGGTGTTCCCTTGCAGGCCAGGAGGGAAAGAACCTATCACGCCACACGGTTTGAAGGATGCCACCAGAGACACACAGCAGATAAAAGCCTGGTGGGCGAAATGGCCTAAGGCAAATGTCGCGGTCCGGACCGGAGAGGCCAGCGGATTTTTCGCGCTTGATCCGGATGGAGAGGAAGGGGCCGCAAGCCTCGCCGCCCTCGAAGACGAGCACGGGGGGCTACCAGCGACGCGGGCACACAGGACGGGGAACGGGCGCCACCTTCTTTTGAGGTGGCCCGACGGAGCCGACATCAAGAGCCGGAATGGAAAACTTGGGCACCGCCTCGACGTCAAGGCAAATGGCGGATATATCCTGTGGCCTGGAAGCGTCCACCCCTCCGGAGCAATCTACGAGGTCGAGAAGAATCTTCCAATGGCCGATTGCCCGCCTTGGCTCCTCGAACTCGTTACAAAGAACTGGAACTGGGATGGGGCACGCAGGGAACGGGCCGCAGGACAAACGAGCGCATACGGACGGAAGGCCCTTGATGACGAGTGTGCAAAGGTTGCCACCACCCCCGATGGCGAGCGCAACGAGACGTTGAACCGGGCGGCCTATCGAATATTCCAGTTGGTCTCCGGCGGGCATATCGCCGAAGGCGAGGCGGTGGCCCGTCTCACCGAAGCCGCTCGAACCGCCGGGCTCAGTGCTGCCGAAATCGAAAAGACGATCCGTTCAGCCGCCGCTGGCATGGGCTCACCGCGAGGGCCCGAACCGAACGAAAGAGGTTCAAGCGCACGGGCCGAAGGCGCCGAGCCTACACCAGAAACGCCCGCCGTCCCCTGGCCGACTGCCACGGATGAAATGTTCTTTGGTTGGATGGGCGATCATGCACGCGAGGCGACTGAGAACACCGAAGCCGACCCCGTGGCAACTTACCTGACGGAGCTTGTCGCCTTCGGGGTAGAAGCCGGGCGTGATGCGCATTTGAGGATCGGCGACGACGAGCACCATGCCCGCCTTTTCGTGGCGATAGTAGGGAACACGAGCCGGGGCCGGAAGGGCACATCGGCCGGGCCGGTCCTGACGCTTTTTAAGTCAGAAGATGGAGACCCGGCGAGCATGGACCACCGTTTTGCCCGGTTGTCACACGGGCCCCTGAGCACCGGCGAAGGGCTCGCGTTTGCGGTTCGTGATCCTAGGTATGAGTGGGACAGAAAACAACAAGAGAGTGTCATGGTGGAGGCGGGAATTGCGGATAAAAGGCTATTTGTGCTGGACTCGGAGATGGCGAGTGCCCTGGCCTGCACGAAGCGGGAAGGCAACACGCTTAGCACCCTTCTAAGGTGCTTCTGGGATGGATCGCCGGCCGAACCATTGACGAAGACGAGCCCCACAAGGAGCACCGGACATCACGTCGGAATTGTCACTCACATTACGCATCATGAACTTTTGAAACGCCTCCCCGACACCGAAAATTTTAGCGGATTTTCAAATCGCTTTCTTTGGGTATGCGCCCGCCGGCCGCAGTTGGTCCCCCTCCCCTCGCGGATGCCCAAGCAAAGGGTGCGCGAGTACCGGAAAACCCTCCTGAGATGCCTGGCCTTCGCCCAAGGGGTTGGTGAAATCACCCTTTCCGACGCCGCACGGGACCTGTGGCTTGAGGTCTATCCCCGCCTGTCAGTGGACACCCCTGGGCTGATCGGGGCCGTGACCAGCCGATCCGAGTCATACACCTTGCGCCTCGCCCTCATCTTTGCCCTTTCGGATTGTTCCAGAGAAATCAAGCCGGATCACCTTCGGGCAGCCCTCGAAGTGTGGTGCTATTGCGAGGCGTCGGCGCGTTACATCTTCTCGGGGGCCGCCGAGGACTCCACTCAGGCCAAGATCCTCGAAGCCCTGGCCGATGGGCCTAAGACCGGAACGGAACTCTACAAGGGCGTATTCGCTTGTAATGTTAAAGCCGAAAAAATTAAAGGGGGCCTCGACGAACTCAAAAAATCTGGAAGGATTGTTGAGCAGGCGGAGAAAACCTCCGGCCGGCCGAGGGTCACTTATGCCTTGAAGGTCCGGCGACCGGATACCGACGACGAGGTGACGATATGACCCCCCTTGAAACGCTCCGTGCTGCAGGGCTTAACGCGGAGGTCATCGGCGGGCAGTTGAAGGTCAGCGGGCTGTCCCGGCTGCAAGCGGGCCGCAGGGAGAAAGCGATTCAACATGCCAGGGAGCATCGCGACGAAATCATAGCCGAGTTGGAAAGCACCCCTACCAAAGGCATAGACTCATCCGAGAACGTCCAGCAGCGTGGCGATATGGAAGCTGAACATTGTGACCGACGGACTCAAGAGGTCATCCGGGAGTTGAACGCGGCCGGCCGGAGGTTCACGGATTTATCGTCTGCAGATCGTCGTCAGGCCGATGACCTGGCCGAGCAGATGACCACCGCAGCAAACTCCAGGGATAGAGCCAGCTTCGAGAATGTGCTAGCGAAATGGCGTGACATTCTAATACGTTGAGCGGGTCCTTCCTGGAGGGGGGACTTCCATGCGGTTTCGGGCCAGCGCGATAAGTTTGTGCTTTTTTCCAGTAATTTCGGCATGTAACCAAAAAACAGTTTTATATCAATGGTTTGGCGATGATCGAGAAAAAAGACCGAGTCCTTAGGCCGGATCAAGTCTCCGAAATTCTTAAAGTTTCCAGGCGGACGGTTTATCGGCTGGTGTCTGAAGGCGAGCTTGAGGCTTTCAGGGTGAGGGGGTCACTTCGGGTGCGGCAAAGTGCCGTCAAGGCCTACATTCGGCGACAAATTGCCCTCTTCCAGGCAGAGAACGGCGTGGCGTGGGATTCTGTGTCAGACGAGACACAGCGTGCCACCAGTCCTTGAGGGTCGCGCCGGGGCGGGATATTCTGGATAAAAAAACGGAGGGGATTCATGAGCACCAGCCATATTCAACTTGTCAGTAGGGATTCGATCCCAGGGCATAGCCTGCTTGTGGGCGACGAGCGTTACCGTTGGGTGCCCGATTATATCCGGCTCCAGGACCTCCGCCGCGAGGCCAAGAGGCTCCGGGAGCAGAAGCGGCTCACACGAAACGCCGCGCTGGCCAGGGAGGAATTACTCGCGGAGCTTCGCGTGTTGTTCGACGGCGAACGGGAGAAGCGCGTCACGGCGATCCGGCAGCACATAATCAGCGACATCCGACAGCGCGGGCGGTCCGGGGGGCGTGATCTTCCGGGGTGGATCTTAGGACGGGTCGCTATGGACCGCTGGCCTCCAGCCGTGGATTTCTCCGAGGTCGAGGCCGCCGTGGCGGACATCGAGGGCGAGATTTTTGGCGAGACTCTCGCGGAGAGGGAAGCCGAACTTGAGGCAATCGAAGAGCGTCTCGCGGAAATCACCACGGAAATCAATGAGTTGTCCCCGGACAGATATTTCTTGATCGGCGTCGGCGGCAAGGTCATTGGAGATGTCCGAGACGACTTTGTGGCCCACTGGCGACGGCTACAGAGGTCTTGCCGCACCCCGGCGGGGCCGCAGGGGTATGCGCTCCGGTTGTCCCAGCCGGAAGAGGCCGACGCCTATCGGGCGCTCGGCATAGGCAAGTTTGTAAACGAGCGAGGCGATGCCCCGGCGGCGCATCCGGGGCACGGGAATGGGTGAGCTATCCGGAAATTCCGGATAGTTGATTTCGGCGGCCGATCCGGAGAACAACCCTGAGTATTGAAAGGGAGGGCGAAAAATTGAGTGATATGAATGCAAGGATTGAGAACATAAAAAGTGCGATCTGCGCCGTGAAAAGGCCCGACCCGGCCCCGAAAAGGGGCATCGAAGGCCCGAAAATGGCCGTCAAGGGTCAAAAAACGGCGACCCCGGAACAGATCAAGGCAGCGGTCGAGACGGCCCGGCGGGAGGAACGGGAAAAAGTCCTGTCCTTCGCGCGTGCTGTGGCGGGCCCCGGCCCTGACGTGGATCGACTCGACAAGGCGGTTAAAATGGGGATTACGGCGGAGCAGATGCGGGCCGCGATGCAGTTTATGGGAAAGATCCCCGGCTCCGGCAAGACCCCGACAAAGCGACCGGCGGGGGTCGAAACAGGGCGGTCAGGGCACGAATTACTACGAAAGATCAAAGAGGTGAATGGAATGGCGAACGAATCTACTCAAATGGAAAATAACATACCCGGCACGGGTATGAGCAGGTTTCAAACGTATGAGCAGGCGGCGCAGTTCTACGTGGATAATCGCGGGATGTCGAAGGCCGAGGCCTTGCAGGAAGCGGCGCGGAAGTTCCCGGCGTTGCACTCCGATTATCTCCGGCGGGCCAATAACGGCGAGCCGCTCCAAACAATCTATTGATCGTCCGGGCACCTTCGGAGCCGTGAGGGGCGGCTTTGACCGGCGCGGGATGCCCGGAAGGGGTCAAGGTTCTCCCCTGTCCATTCCCGCGTTCGGACCCCTTCCTTGCTGGAGCGCGGCGCGGCGCGCTGGTTAGGCCAGTTCATCGAAAAGGGGCTGGTGTCCGCGACAAGGTGCGAGCCTCTCCGCCCATGACAGCGACCCATGGGCGCGGGAGGTCCGCACATCTTCCAGCTATGAAAGACATCGCCGAATGCGTTTTTTATCACACCTGCCTAGATAGAGCCGCCCGACTCGACCTTCCTTTCATTCCATGCCCTTGTGAGAGATATCAGCCCCGCCCGGAGACGTCGATTGACGCCCTCGAAGTGGAACGTCTTTGCGCCCTCGCTTTGGCCATTGTCGCCCCAGAGCGGTATTAAATGATTTTTCCGGAAAACTGATGGCCCTGTGAAAACAGCTATTTGTGGGTATCCAGGCGCACGAGGGTCAACGGAGACGACTGTCTAAGAAACTCTAGCCAAAAGCCAGTATTTTCTGGTTGAAATTTAGGCCAAAATGTGACTAGGTTTAGTGGCTGAACGGTGCCGTCAGGGTGCCCCGCCCACAATCTTTATCTTACCAAAAATCTTTTTCTTAATTGAAAAATCAATGGCCTGCGGGCTTGACGTCTAATATTTATTGTATTATGCGACAAAAGCGCCTCATAAATTAAAGTTTTACAAATAAGAAAAATATTCAGAATCTTCTCTATGAACCCTCTAAATCCTCCAATATATAGTCTCTTCTATCATCTTAATACCCTTAATGGGTTGCTATTCACCCTTGATAATCAACTGCAAATTTTCGAAAAACAATATAGAGAGTCAATCTCTCAATCGTCTATCGATATATCAGATATTTTCGCAGGATGCCGACTCCTAATAAGAGATCTTACTGAATGGCCCGGTGAGGGACTGGTAAGGTATTATCCTTCCGGCAGATTTTCATCAAAGGGTGAGGAGTATTTTGAGGTCATCAAGATAATATTGGCTCGTGAGTCTGCATGGACTATTGCTCAATCGTTAGAGGCATTTGAGAGATTTTTGAAGGATATATCTGTAAATATGTTGTTAAATCAGCAAAGTATCGCTGAACCTGAAAAACTCCACAACTTTGAGTCAGATAGAAAAAGTAATTGCTTAAAGAAATCTGATACCATTTTTTGGAAGGCATATTTCGAGTACCACTACAAAACGAATAGAGATAAATTAAAGTTTCTTCGGAGGATATGCCCCGATATTGGAACAGCAGAAAATAATAATAACCGTGTAATCAATTTAAAGGACTGGTTTCCTGTTGTTGAAGAAGTTCGCCACAGTGCTACTCATTCAATTTTTCTTATAAAAAAGATGAGAATGAAAGATTGGTCCAAAGAGAAAAGGGAAATTCTTAAAAAATATTTTTCTGGTGCCTGCACTGATGAAGGTTATCAACTGAATATTTCCAAAGAAAACGCGACATTTTGTCTTGAACTTTTCTCTGAATATTCTTTTCAAATATATAAATATCTCTCAATTTCAAATGAGTATGATTGGAACATATTAAACAAAAAAACAATATAATAGTGTACAACAATCGGCATTAAGAGCGGCGGCAAAAAGCCGCCGTGCCTTATGCCGGGCGTTGGGCCGGAGAGAACACAAGAAAAGGAGGAAAATATGAATAGAAATCGGCTCATTATCATGATTGTATCGGCGGTGCTTGCTTTCTCAGTAATTGCGGTTGCAACTGTGCAACTTCCGCAACACAAATTCAACTCATCGTCTCGCCCCGGCCGGGCCAAGGCCCAGGTTCGAGCTATTGTTGCTCCGAGAACATTGACGCAAGCGCAGTTCATGCAAACCGCTGTTGATATCTGCAAGGTATATGAGTCACGGGCGGCTGGGTCTTTTCTCGTCCAGTTTTTTTCATCACCGTCGTGCCTCACGGGATGGGATGGCACAGGCCTACTGCGGGATTCAGACTGGCCGTATTGGCTCTGTCGGGTAACAGTTGAGACGAATGCTGAGGGCCAACTATACGCTAACACATTCAAGCTGGCGATAGATGAAAATACGGGAGAAGAACGGACAGATGTCTTGAAAAATTGACCAGCCCAACAACGAAATTCACACAGATCTGAAAAGCCGTGACTTTTATGTCTTCTTTGCCAAAGTTCATTTTGCATCATGCATTTGCATCACTAAAATTTCGTAAGGCTTTTCAGGCTGATGATTTGGGGCGTTATATCAAAGAAATTAGAGAATTATCCAATGGGCTTACTTAACTGGCTATTTGGAACCAAGCAGGAAACTACAAGATCTCAAAAAGTGAGATTCGATTTTTTAATCTACGATGGTGGCGAGGAAATAGAACCAAACAAATGGTACCAAAAGTCCTCTTGGAATAATAAAAATTTCGTGAACTATAAAGGATCGTGGGGTTCGGATTGGAAATGGTCTGACGAAGGAAAAGTCAAGGTTGTTGGATTGTCACACGGCGATCGCTCGAAAGATTTTCTGCGTTTAGCACAAGAATCATCATTCAAAATGTATTTAGAATCTGAACCTGATAATCCAGTAAATCGAAATGCTTTAAAAGTGATGGCCAGCGCGACAATCGATGACATTACTGTATCAAAACACATAGGATACTTGCCGGATGATATCGCAAAAAAGTATGCCGGTGTTGAACTCGATATTAGACCAGATTCAGCCTTTTTGCCGACAACCGATGATCTAAATTTAGGTGTTAAGGTTGCTTTATTAGTCCGGTCAACTCAATATCTAAAAAAGAAGAAGATATAACCATGCCTTGCACACGGACGGCAATTCCGCTGCGCTTCATTGCAGCTTGTGATTCTAAGTGTTAATCTTCATGATCACATTTTCTGTAGATTGTTCCTGCTTTTTCACCTCGCCGGTCCAGGTTTTTTTTCGTCAGAACCCAACAATAGCGGCCCAGGACGGCCACAGATCGACGATCAGGGCCGGGCCAATGGTTTGTATGGACTCACCCGTAACCCCGTGCCAATCCTGCCGGAAGTCGGACGCCTACCATTTCTATCCGGGCCTGTCCACCTCACCTTTCAGTTTCAAGATATGATAGGAATCACCTTCTAATTGGTGGGCGAGTAGACCTTTTTACGTAAATAAGGACCTTTTTACGTGGCGGTTACGTAAAAAGTATCGCTAGATAACCTGTTGTGATTGTTAGTCTTTTTTTGAGGGAGCGGACTTTTTACGTTTTGTAAGTTTTTTACGTACACTAGAAAAAAAATCGCGGTTCTCGGGAAGGGTGCCGTTCAAAGACTCAATGGCGGACTTAAGGGTGTTTTCGCCGAGGTGTGAATATCGGGACGTTGTGGAAAAATCCTTGTGACCCAAAATTTCTTTCACAGCGTAGAGGTTTGCCCCGCGTTCAATCAGCCAACTGGCATGGGTGTGCCGTAGTGAATGAAAACAAACCTCCTGTCGGCGATCTTTCACTCCGTCGTTTAGCCCCAAGGCATCGACCGCCCGGAAAAACGCATGCGATATTTTTTTGATCCGCCCTCCCTTTTTTGATTGGAAAACATAATCGGATGGTTTCCCTTTTGGTCGGCGTTCAAGCATAGCCTTGACGGCACCACTCATAAAGGCTGATCTTGTCTCGGCGTTCTTGGTGTCTCTCAGAGTCAAAATGCCTCGCTGAAGATCAACGTCTTGCCACTGCAAGGCTGCAATCTCCCCGAAGCGCAACCCGGCATGGAGAGACAATAGGGCCATGTCATGAGCGGTGATGCTTCTGGTGGCGAGCTCTTCCAGGAGGGCGCTCGCCTC harbors:
- a CDS encoding conserved hypothetical protein (Evidence 4 : Unknown function but conserved in other organisms), translated to MKPSLEQVALQAAAEGFQVFPCRPGGKEPITPHGLKDATRDTQQIKAWWAKWPKANVAVRTGEASGFFALDPDGEEGAASLAALEDEHGGLPATRAHRTGNGRHLLLRWPDGADIKSRNGKLGHRLDVKANGGYILWPGSVHPSGAIYEVEKNLPMADCPPWLLELVTKNWNWDGARRERAAGQTSAYGRKALDDECAKVATTPDGERNETLNRAAYRIFQLVSGGHIAEGEAVARLTEAARTAGLSAAEIEKTIRSAAAGMGSPRGPEPNERGSSARAEGAEPTPETPAVPWPTATDEMFFGWMGDHAREATENTEADPVATYLTELVAFGVEAGRDAHLRIGDDEHHARLFVAIVGNTSRGRKGTSAGPVLTLFKSEDGDPASMDHRFARLSHGPLSTGEGLAFAVRDPRYEWDRKQQESVMVEAGIADKRLFVLDSEMASALACTKREGNTLSTLLRCFWDGSPAEPLTKTSPTRSTGHHVGIVTHITHHELLKRLPDTENFSGFSNRFLWVCARRPQLVPLPSRMPKQRVREYRKTLLRCLAFAQGVGEITLSDAARDLWLEVYPRLSVDTPGLIGAVTSRSESYTLRLALIFALSDCSREIKPDHLRAALEVWCYCEASARYIFSGAAEDSTQAKILEALADGPKTGTELYKGVFACNVKAEKIKGGLDELKKSGRIVEQAEKTSGRPRVTYALKVRRPDTDDEVTI
- a CDS encoding hypothetical protein (Evidence 5 : Unknown function), which encodes MTPLETLRAAGLNAEVIGGQLKVSGLSRLQAGRREKAIQHAREHRDEIIAELESTPTKGIDSSENVQQRGDMEAEHCDRRTQEVIRELNAAGRRFTDLSSADRRQADDLAEQMTTAANSRDRASFENVLAKWRDILIR
- a CDS encoding Excisionase DNA binding family protein (modular protein); the encoded protein is MAMIEKKDRVLRPDQVSEILKVSRRTVYRLVSEGELEAFRVRGSLRVRQSAVKAYIRRQIALFQAENGVAWDSVSDETQRATSP
- a CDS encoding hypothetical protein (Evidence 5 : Unknown function), producing MSTSHIQLVSRDSIPGHSLLVGDERYRWVPDYIRLQDLRREAKRLREQKRLTRNAALAREELLAELRVLFDGEREKRVTAIRQHIISDIRQRGRSGGRDLPGWILGRVAMDRWPPAVDFSEVEAAVADIEGEIFGETLAEREAELEAIEERLAEITTEINELSPDRYFLIGVGGKVIGDVRDDFVAHWRRLQRSCRTPAGPQGYALRLSQPEEADAYRALGIGKFVNERGDAPAAHPGHGNG
- a CDS encoding hypothetical protein (Evidence 5 : Unknown function) — translated: MSDMNARIENIKSAICAVKRPDPAPKRGIEGPKMAVKGQKTATPEQIKAAVETARREEREKVLSFARAVAGPGPDVDRLDKAVKMGITAEQMRAAMQFMGKIPGSGKTPTKRPAGVETGRSGHELLRKIKEVNGMANESTQMENNIPGTGMSRFQTYEQAAQFYVDNRGMSKAEALQEAARKFPALHSDYLRRANNGEPLQTIY
- a CDS encoding hypothetical protein (Evidence 5 : Unknown function); this translates as MNPLNPPIYSLFYHLNTLNGLLFTLDNQLQIFEKQYRESISQSSIDISDIFAGCRLLIRDLTEWPGEGLVRYYPSGRFSSKGEEYFEVIKIILARESAWTIAQSLEAFERFLKDISVNMLLNQQSIAEPEKLHNFESDRKSNCLKKSDTIFWKAYFEYHYKTNRDKLKFLRRICPDIGTAENNNNRVINLKDWFPVVEEVRHSATHSIFLIKKMRMKDWSKEKREILKKYFSGACTDEGYQLNISKENATFCLELFSEYSFQIYKYLSISNEYDWNILNKKTI
- a CDS encoding hypothetical protein (Evidence 5 : Unknown function) — translated: MPGVGPERTQEKEENMNRNRLIIMIVSAVLAFSVIAVATVQLPQHKFNSSSRPGRAKAQVRAIVAPRTLTQAQFMQTAVDICKVYESRAAGSFLVQFFSSPSCLTGWDGTGLLRDSDWPYWLCRVTVETNAEGQLYANTFKLAIDENTGEERTDVLKN
- a CDS encoding hypothetical protein (Evidence 5 : Unknown function) is translated as MGLLNWLFGTKQETTRSQKVRFDFLIYDGGEEIEPNKWYQKSSWNNKNFVNYKGSWGSDWKWSDEGKVKVVGLSHGDRSKDFLRLAQESSFKMYLESEPDNPVNRNALKVMASATIDDITVSKHIGYLPDDIAKKYAGVELDIRPDSAFLPTTDDLNLGVKVALLVRSTQYLKKKKI